From a single Collimonas pratensis genomic region:
- a CDS encoding peptidase domain-containing ABC transporter, producing MTMFNRLAFGIHATLPLMLQTEATECGLACLGMVAGYHGYRTDLASLRRRFPVSLKGSTLRDLIAIAEQLELASRPLKLDLDDLAQLKLPCVLHWNLNHFVVLQEVGLRSATVYDPAFGIRKLSLAEVAKAFTGVALELWPNPGFKPARAVESVPLRRLLGRISGLYRSFSQILLLSLALEVFAVVSPFFLQWVIDNVLVAADRDLLTTLALGFGLLMLMQQAIGVGRSWVLMYMSTTLNVQWQANVFTHLLRLPVAYFEKRHLGDVVSRFGAVGIIQHTLTTSFLEAILDGVMTVATLALMFIYSPTLAWITIAAMLLYGLGRWAWFAPLRHATEEQIIHAAKQQTHFLETIRGVKTIKLFQRQDERRSTWLSLLVDQINADLRTQKLSLLYKTLNGVLFGIENILTIWLGARLVMDGNFTVGALMAFTAYKGQFDSRVSSLIDKFVELKMLQLQGERLADIVLQPPETTHGCNLGEQEAMLSPSLEVRGLRFRYAEQEPYVLDDVSFRIEAGESVAIVGPSGGGKTTLVNVLLGILAPSQGEVLIGGQPVQQVGLDTLRRMVGTVLQDDVLFAGSLADNISFFDPQADQAWIRQCARLAAIEQDIGAMPMGYNTLVGDMGTILSGGQKQRILLARALYKRPQILFLDEATSHLDIEREQQVNHAIGAMRITRVIVAHRPETINSADRVIMLVDGKVIELAVQAQQAASA from the coding sequence GTGACCATGTTCAATCGACTTGCCTTCGGCATCCACGCCACCCTGCCGCTGATGCTGCAAACCGAGGCCACCGAATGCGGCCTGGCCTGCCTCGGCATGGTGGCCGGCTATCACGGCTACCGCACCGATCTGGCCAGCTTGCGACGCCGTTTCCCGGTCTCGCTCAAGGGTTCCACCTTGCGCGACCTGATCGCCATCGCCGAGCAGCTGGAGCTGGCTTCGCGTCCGCTCAAGCTGGACCTCGACGACCTGGCCCAGCTCAAGCTGCCCTGCGTGCTGCACTGGAACTTAAATCATTTCGTGGTGCTGCAGGAAGTCGGCCTCCGCTCTGCGACGGTGTACGACCCGGCCTTCGGCATCCGCAAGCTGTCGCTAGCTGAAGTCGCCAAAGCGTTTACCGGCGTGGCGCTGGAACTGTGGCCGAATCCCGGCTTCAAGCCTGCCCGCGCCGTCGAGAGCGTGCCGCTGCGCCGCCTGCTGGGACGCATCAGCGGCCTGTATCGCTCCTTCAGCCAGATCCTGCTGCTGTCGCTGGCGTTGGAAGTGTTTGCCGTGGTCAGCCCGTTTTTCCTGCAATGGGTGATCGACAATGTACTGGTCGCGGCTGACCGCGACCTGCTGACCACCCTGGCGCTGGGATTCGGTTTGCTGATGCTGATGCAGCAGGCGATCGGCGTCGGCCGCAGCTGGGTGCTGATGTACATGAGCACCACCCTCAACGTGCAATGGCAGGCCAATGTCTTTACGCATTTGCTGCGCCTGCCGGTGGCCTATTTCGAGAAGCGCCACCTGGGCGATGTGGTGTCGCGCTTCGGCGCGGTCGGCATCATCCAGCACACGCTCACCACTTCTTTCCTGGAGGCGATCCTGGATGGCGTCATGACGGTGGCGACGCTGGCGCTGATGTTCATCTACAGCCCGACCCTCGCCTGGATCACGATAGCCGCCATGCTGCTGTACGGGCTGGGGCGCTGGGCCTGGTTCGCGCCCTTGCGCCACGCCACCGAAGAGCAGATCATCCACGCTGCCAAACAGCAGACCCACTTCCTGGAAACCATCCGCGGTGTCAAGACCATCAAGCTGTTCCAGCGTCAGGATGAGCGCCGTTCCACCTGGCTCAGCCTGCTGGTGGACCAGATCAACGCCGACCTGCGCACGCAAAAGCTGAGCCTGCTGTACAAGACCCTCAACGGCGTGCTGTTCGGCATCGAGAACATCCTCACCATCTGGCTTGGCGCGCGCCTGGTCATGGATGGCAATTTCACGGTCGGCGCGCTGATGGCATTCACCGCCTACAAGGGCCAGTTCGACAGCCGCGTCAGTTCGCTGATCGACAAGTTCGTTGAACTCAAGATGCTGCAACTGCAAGGCGAGCGGCTGGCCGACATCGTGCTGCAGCCGCCGGAAACCACGCATGGCTGCAATCTCGGCGAGCAGGAAGCGATGCTGTCGCCGTCGCTGGAAGTGCGCGGCCTGCGTTTCCGTTATGCCGAGCAGGAGCCGTATGTGCTGGACGATGTCTCGTTCCGCATCGAGGCTGGCGAATCGGTAGCCATCGTCGGTCCCTCGGGCGGCGGCAAGACTACCCTGGTGAATGTCTTGCTGGGGATACTGGCGCCGAGCCAGGGCGAAGTGCTGATCGGCGGCCAGCCGGTGCAGCAGGTCGGCCTCGACACCCTGCGCCGCATGGTCGGCACGGTGCTGCAGGACGACGTCCTGTTCGCCGGTTCGCTGGCCGACAACATCAGCTTCTTCGATCCGCAGGCCGACCAGGCCTGGATCCGCCAATGCGCGCGGCTGGCCGCCATCGAGCAGGATATCGGCGCCATGCCGATGGGCTACAACACCCTGGTCGGCGACATGGGCACCATTCTTTCCGGCGGCCAGAAACAACGGATCCTGCTGGCGCGCGCCTTGTACAAGCGGCCGCAGATCCTGTTCCTGGACGAAGCCACCAGCCACCTCGACATCGAGCGTGAACAGCAGGTCAACCACGCCATCGGCGCCATGCGCATCACGCGCGTGATCGTCGCCCACCGGCCGGAAACCATCAACAGCGCCGACCGCGTGATCATGCTGGTCGATGGCAAAGTGATCGAGCTGGCCGTGCAAGCGCAGCAAGCGGCATCGGCATGA
- a CDS encoding TolC family protein → MSRALRACCMLALAAMAGAPLRAEPLWSDPLRTMHEVSTTPVSTVYGIGCSFNARLPDPLTLLDAVERALCRNPQTRQAWANVKAQAAAVGVSRAAYLPTLTAGGTWSKADNRTTYPDFPANDSSLTTHSSDVNLNLNWVLYDFGLRAANLENARQLLNAANAAQDDMLQTVFLSTVQSFYEAQAAQALLAATTEAEQAAEQSFKSSAAKYQAGAGTLADKLQAQTAYAQASLKRAQAGGDLQNALGSLAIVMGWRPNTALTLAALGDASDAPLLQQAVDQLIADAVRSHPKILAAQAQWKAAQAQADAARADGRPTLSLFATGDRSDTPITQVSSRQTINSRSIGLQLSIPLFDGFSRKYKSRGAQAQADSKEAELAGIEQQVTLEVWKSNQALRTEAENLHSTEILLRSARQSFEVAQGRYKAGVGNILELLKAQSDLAGAQQQRILSLTSWQTARLRLAASLGRLRIDGL, encoded by the coding sequence ATGAGCCGCGCATTGCGAGCCTGCTGCATGCTGGCGCTGGCGGCGATGGCTGGCGCACCCTTGCGCGCCGAACCGCTCTGGTCCGATCCGCTGCGCACCATGCATGAGGTTTCAACGACGCCGGTGAGCACCGTATATGGCATCGGCTGCAGCTTCAATGCCCGGCTGCCGGATCCGCTGACGCTGCTGGATGCGGTCGAACGCGCGCTGTGCCGCAATCCGCAAACCCGCCAGGCCTGGGCCAACGTCAAGGCGCAAGCGGCTGCGGTCGGCGTCAGCCGCGCTGCCTACCTGCCGACGCTGACGGCCGGCGGCACCTGGAGCAAGGCAGACAATCGCACCACCTATCCAGATTTTCCGGCCAACGATTCTTCCCTCACCACCCACAGCAGCGACGTCAACCTCAACCTGAACTGGGTGTTGTACGATTTCGGCCTGCGCGCCGCCAACCTGGAAAATGCGCGGCAATTGCTGAACGCTGCCAATGCCGCCCAGGACGACATGCTGCAGACGGTCTTTCTCAGCACCGTGCAAAGTTTTTACGAAGCGCAGGCGGCGCAGGCGCTGCTGGCCGCCACCACGGAAGCCGAACAGGCAGCCGAGCAAAGCTTCAAGTCTAGCGCCGCCAAATACCAGGCCGGCGCCGGCACCCTGGCCGACAAGCTGCAGGCGCAGACGGCCTACGCCCAGGCCAGCCTGAAACGCGCGCAAGCGGGCGGCGACCTGCAGAACGCGCTGGGCAGCCTGGCCATCGTCATGGGCTGGCGTCCCAACACCGCGCTGACGCTGGCGGCGCTGGGCGACGCCAGCGACGCGCCGCTGCTGCAGCAGGCTGTCGACCAGTTGATCGCCGACGCCGTCCGCAGCCATCCGAAAATCCTGGCGGCGCAAGCGCAATGGAAGGCCGCACAGGCGCAGGCCGACGCTGCCCGCGCCGATGGCCGGCCGACGCTGTCGCTGTTCGCCACCGGCGACCGCAGCGACACCCCGATCACCCAGGTCTCCTCCAGGCAAACCATCAACAGCCGCAGCATCGGCCTACAGCTCAGCATTCCGCTGTTCGACGGCTTCAGCCGCAAGTACAAGTCACGCGGCGCCCAGGCCCAGGCCGACAGCAAGGAAGCGGAGCTGGCCGGCATCGAACAGCAGGTCACGCTGGAAGTATGGAAAAGCAACCAGGCCCTGCGCACCGAAGCCGAAAACCTGCACAGCACCGAGATCCTGCTGCGCAGCGCGCGCCAGTCGTTTGAAGTGGCGCAGGGACGCTACAAGGCCGGAGTCGGCAATATCCTGGAGTTGCTGAAGGCGCAAAGCGACCTGGCAGGCGCACAGCAGCAGCGCATCCTGTCGCTGACCAGCTGGCAGACGGCGCGCTTGCGGCTTGCCGCGAGTCTTGGACGGTTGCGGATTGATGGTCTTTGA
- the gltX gene encoding glutamate--tRNA ligase — protein MTASTPASTSPATKVRTRFAPSPTGYLHLGGARTALFSWAFARHFGGTFVLRIEDTDLERSTPEAVQAIIDGMQWLGLEHDEGPFYQMRRMDRYREVIAQMLKDGTAYHCYSSPEEVEAMRERMRAAGEKPRYDGTWRPADGKTLPPVPADRKPVVRFKNPLDGDVSWDDVVKGNITISNREMDDLVIARPDGTPTYNFCVVVDDWDMGITHVIRGDDHVNNTPRQINILKALGATLPLYGHVPMILGADGEKLSKRHGAVSVMDYPAQGYLPEAMLNYLARLGWSHGDEEIFSMEQFCQWFNLDHLSKSPAQFNPEKLAWINNHYIKLADNQRLAAMVKPLMEQDGADFNGAPDLAKVIGLLKERAHTVNEIALAAMLFYRQPAPDAALLTQHYTDAIKPALADFAQRCATVEWTKESLAPMIKEVLAAHKLKMPQFAMPLRLMVTGQLQTPAIDAVLELFGREAVTTRLQPYLL, from the coding sequence ATGACTGCTAGCACTCCAGCTTCAACTTCTCCAGCCACCAAGGTTCGCACGCGCTTTGCGCCGAGCCCGACTGGCTACCTGCACTTGGGCGGCGCCCGGACCGCACTGTTTTCCTGGGCGTTCGCGCGCCACTTCGGCGGCACTTTCGTACTGCGCATCGAAGATACCGATCTCGAACGCTCGACTCCGGAAGCAGTGCAGGCGATCATCGACGGCATGCAATGGCTGGGCCTGGAACACGACGAAGGTCCGTTCTACCAGATGCGCCGCATGGATCGCTATCGTGAAGTGATCGCGCAGATGCTGAAGGACGGCACGGCCTACCATTGCTATTCGTCGCCGGAAGAAGTCGAAGCGATGCGCGAACGGATGCGCGCCGCCGGCGAAAAGCCGCGCTACGATGGCACTTGGCGCCCTGCAGACGGCAAGACTCTGCCGCCGGTACCGGCCGACCGCAAACCGGTGGTGCGTTTCAAGAATCCGCTCGACGGCGACGTCAGCTGGGACGACGTCGTCAAGGGCAACATCACGATTTCCAACCGCGAGATGGACGACCTGGTGATCGCCCGTCCGGACGGCACGCCGACCTACAATTTCTGCGTGGTGGTGGACGACTGGGACATGGGCATCACCCACGTTATCCGCGGCGACGACCACGTCAACAACACGCCGCGTCAGATCAATATCCTGAAAGCGCTGGGCGCCACCTTGCCGCTGTACGGCCACGTGCCGATGATCCTCGGCGCCGACGGCGAGAAACTGTCGAAGCGCCATGGTGCGGTCAGCGTGATGGATTATCCGGCGCAAGGCTACCTGCCGGAAGCCATGCTGAACTACCTGGCGCGCCTGGGCTGGAGCCATGGCGACGAAGAGATTTTCAGCATGGAGCAGTTCTGCCAGTGGTTCAATCTCGACCACCTGTCGAAATCGCCGGCACAGTTCAATCCGGAAAAGCTGGCCTGGATCAACAACCATTACATCAAGCTGGCCGACAACCAGCGCCTGGCCGCCATGGTCAAGCCGCTGATGGAACAGGACGGCGCCGATTTCAATGGCGCGCCGGATCTGGCGAAAGTCATCGGCCTGTTGAAAGAGCGCGCCCACACCGTCAATGAAATTGCGCTTGCCGCCATGCTGTTCTATCGCCAGCCGGCGCCGGATGCAGCTTTGCTGACGCAGCACTACACCGACGCCATCAAGCCGGCGCTGGCCGATTTCGCCCAGCGCTGCGCCACGGTCGAATGGACCAAGGAAAGCCTGGCGCCGATGATCAAGGAAGTGCTGGCCGCGCACAAGCTGAAGATGCCGCAGTTCGCCATGCCTTTGCGCCTGATGGTGACAGGGCAGTTGCAGACGCCGGCGATCGATGCTGTGCTGGAATTGTTTGGCCGTGAGGCCGTGACAACACGTTTACAACCCTATCTACTGTAA
- a CDS encoding DUF4399 domain-containing protein, translating into MKSRIFSLLFSAAVLSAGLLPQMAHAASVSFIEPADGAVVSSPFTVKFGVSGMEVKPAGDMTPNTGHHHLLINEDSIPAGQSIPVDEKHIHFGKGQTETLLTLPPGKYKLTMQFANGAHQSYGPELSKTINVTVK; encoded by the coding sequence ATGAAATCACGAATTTTTTCCTTGCTGTTTTCCGCTGCCGTGCTGAGCGCCGGCCTGTTGCCGCAGATGGCCCATGCTGCCTCGGTTTCCTTCATTGAGCCGGCCGACGGCGCGGTAGTCAGCAGCCCGTTCACCGTCAAGTTCGGCGTCAGCGGCATGGAAGTCAAGCCGGCCGGCGACATGACGCCGAACACTGGCCATCATCATTTACTGATCAACGAAGACAGCATCCCGGCAGGGCAATCGATCCCCGTCGATGAGAAACATATACATTTTGGCAAGGGGCAGACCGAAACCTTGCTGACGCTGCCGCCTGGTAAATACAAGCTGACCATGCAGTTCGCCAACGGCGCCCACCAGTCTTACGGCCCGGAGCTGAGTAAAACCATCAACGTGACTGTCAAGTAA
- a CDS encoding cupin domain-containing protein, protein MQIASGNLLTGLPPASSEEVFELLHQRAGLTIERIVSHGQASPPGFWYDNPQEEWVLLLSGSAGLTLEGASAEHVMQAGAWLHIPAHRRHRIEWTDGAQPTIWLAIHHDPGADVAA, encoded by the coding sequence ATGCAAATCGCCAGCGGCAATCTATTGACAGGACTGCCGCCCGCCAGTTCGGAAGAAGTATTTGAGCTGCTGCACCAGCGCGCCGGACTGACTATCGAACGCATCGTTTCCCATGGACAGGCCAGCCCGCCCGGCTTCTGGTATGACAATCCGCAGGAAGAATGGGTGTTGCTGCTGAGCGGCAGCGCCGGCTTGACGCTGGAGGGCGCTAGCGCCGAGCATGTGATGCAGGCCGGCGCCTGGCTGCACATCCCGGCCCACCGCCGCCACCGCATAGAATGGACCGATGGCGCGCAGCCGACCATCTGGTTGGCGATCCATCATGACCCTGGCGCTGACGTTGCGGCTTAG
- the apbC gene encoding iron-sulfur cluster carrier protein ApbC encodes MSVTIEAVKAALSSVIDPNTGKDLISSKSARNIQLDGADVSFDVELDYPAKSQFALIGAAATKAVGALAGVGQVRPNVYSKIQSHAVQRGIKLMSNIKNIIAVASGKGGVGKSTTAVNLALALAAEGAQVGILDADIYGPSQPMMMGISGRPETKDGKTMEPLENHGLQVSSIGFMVDPDEPMVWRGPIVTQALQQLLDQTNWRDLDYLIVDMPPGTGDIQLTLSQKVPVTGAVIVTTPQDIALLDARKGLKMFEKVGIPILGIVENMSTHICSNCGHAEAIFGEGGGARMCGEYGVDFLGALPLTMSIRQQTDSGTPTVVAEPDGPVAHIYKEIARKVAIKVAEKAKDMSSKFPTIVIKND; translated from the coding sequence ATGAGCGTCACGATTGAAGCAGTCAAGGCAGCGTTATCCAGCGTCATCGACCCGAATACCGGCAAGGATCTGATCAGCAGCAAGTCGGCCAGGAATATCCAGCTGGACGGCGCCGACGTCTCCTTCGACGTTGAGCTCGATTATCCGGCCAAGAGCCAGTTCGCGCTGATCGGCGCCGCGGCCACCAAGGCGGTGGGCGCATTGGCCGGCGTCGGCCAGGTGCGGCCTAACGTCTATTCCAAAATACAATCGCATGCGGTGCAGCGCGGCATCAAGCTGATGTCCAACATCAAGAACATCATTGCGGTGGCGTCCGGCAAGGGCGGCGTCGGCAAATCGACCACGGCGGTCAACCTGGCGCTGGCGCTGGCGGCGGAAGGCGCCCAGGTCGGCATCCTCGATGCCGACATCTACGGCCCTTCGCAGCCGATGATGATGGGCATCAGCGGCCGTCCGGAAACCAAGGATGGCAAGACTATGGAGCCGCTGGAAAACCACGGCCTGCAGGTATCGAGCATCGGTTTCATGGTCGATCCGGACGAGCCGATGGTGTGGCGCGGTCCGATCGTGACCCAGGCCCTGCAGCAGCTGCTGGACCAGACCAACTGGCGCGACCTCGACTACCTGATCGTCGACATGCCGCCAGGCACCGGCGATATCCAGTTGACGCTTTCGCAAAAAGTGCCGGTCACCGGCGCCGTGATCGTCACCACGCCGCAAGACATCGCCCTGCTGGATGCGCGCAAGGGCCTGAAGATGTTCGAGAAGGTCGGCATCCCTATCCTCGGCATCGTGGAAAACATGAGCACCCACATCTGCTCCAACTGCGGCCACGCCGAAGCGATTTTCGGTGAAGGCGGCGGCGCCAGGATGTGCGGCGAATACGGCGTCGATTTCCTCGGCGCCCTGCCGCTGACCATGTCGATCCGCCAGCAGACCGATTCCGGCACGCCGACCGTGGTGGCGGAACCGGACGGTCCGGTAGCGCATATCTATAAGGAAATCGCGCGCAAGGTGGCGATCAAGGTGGCGGAGAAAGCCAAGGACATGAGCAGCAAGTTCCCGACCATCGTCATCAAGAACGATTAG
- the metG gene encoding methionine--tRNA ligase — translation MSITLTSTPRQLFVTTALPYANAAFHIGHIMEYIQADIWVRFQRMQGHEVNFVGADDAHGAPIMIAAEKAGITPQEFVAQIAAGRKQYLDGFHIAFDNWHSTDGPENHELSRDIYRKLKAAGFISTKTIEQFFDPVKNMFLPDRYIKGECPKCGAKDQYGDSCEVCSSVYAPTDLKNPYSTLTGATPVMKSSEHFFFRLSDPQCVEFLRGWALGNVDGKPRLQSEVANKAKEWLESDGGMGDWDISRDAPYFGIEIPDEPGKYFYVWLDAPVGYLASLKNYFSKTGRDYDAFMADPKTEQYHFIGKDITYFHTLFWPAMLHFSGQKVPNNVFVHGFLTVSGEKMSKSRGTGISPLRYLDLGMNPEWMRYYIAAKLSAKVEDLDFNPDDFVARVNSDLIGKYINIASRAAGFIAKKFDGKLSTAWATDSDPFLARLRAVASDIQALYDSREYGKALRAVMEQADAVNAYVDANKPWELAKDPSKEALLHEVCSRLLEAFRILTLYLKPVLPALAAQVEAFLQIQPLVWSDVAKPLADGHVINAYAHLMTRVEPKMLDALFDAPAPAAAAETTETAAPAAISSIEPLAAEIKIDDFVKVDLRIAKIVNCEHVDGSDKLLRLTLDVGEGRLRNVFSGIKSSYQPEELVGKLTVMVANLAPRKMKFGISEGMVLAASAVDGKANPGIYVLTPWPGAEPGMRVS, via the coding sequence ATGAGCATTACTTTGACTTCAACTCCACGCCAGTTATTCGTTACTACCGCCCTGCCTTACGCCAATGCAGCGTTTCATATCGGCCACATCATGGAATACATCCAGGCCGACATCTGGGTGCGGTTCCAGCGAATGCAGGGCCACGAAGTCAATTTCGTCGGCGCTGACGACGCTCACGGCGCACCGATCATGATTGCCGCCGAGAAAGCCGGCATCACGCCGCAGGAATTCGTGGCGCAGATCGCGGCCGGCCGCAAGCAGTACCTGGACGGCTTCCATATCGCCTTCGACAACTGGCATTCCACCGACGGCCCGGAAAACCACGAGCTGTCGCGCGACATCTATCGCAAGCTGAAAGCGGCGGGCTTCATTTCGACCAAGACCATCGAGCAGTTCTTCGACCCGGTCAAGAACATGTTCCTGCCGGACCGCTACATCAAGGGCGAATGCCCGAAATGCGGCGCCAAGGACCAGTACGGCGATTCCTGCGAAGTATGCAGCTCGGTGTATGCCCCAACTGACCTGAAAAATCCGTACTCGACGCTGACTGGCGCGACGCCGGTGATGAAATCCTCGGAACACTTTTTCTTCCGCCTGTCGGACCCGCAATGCGTGGAATTCCTGCGCGGCTGGGCGCTCGGCAATGTCGACGGTAAGCCGCGCCTGCAGTCGGAAGTCGCCAACAAAGCCAAGGAATGGCTGGAAAGCGACGGCGGCATGGGCGACTGGGACATCAGCCGCGATGCGCCCTACTTCGGCATCGAGATCCCGGATGAACCGGGCAAGTATTTCTATGTCTGGCTGGATGCGCCGGTCGGTTACCTCGCTTCGCTGAAAAACTATTTCAGCAAGACCGGGCGCGACTACGACGCCTTCATGGCCGATCCGAAGACCGAGCAGTATCACTTCATCGGCAAGGACATCACCTATTTCCACACACTGTTCTGGCCCGCCATGCTGCACTTCTCCGGCCAGAAAGTGCCGAACAATGTCTTCGTGCACGGCTTCCTGACGGTCTCCGGCGAAAAGATGTCGAAGTCGCGCGGCACCGGCATTTCGCCGCTGCGCTACCTCGACCTCGGCATGAATCCGGAATGGATGCGCTACTACATCGCCGCCAAGCTAAGCGCCAAGGTGGAAGACCTGGACTTCAATCCGGACGACTTCGTGGCGCGCGTCAATTCCGACCTGATCGGCAAGTACATCAACATCGCCAGCCGCGCCGCCGGCTTCATCGCCAAGAAATTCGACGGCAAGCTGAGCACCGCCTGGGCCACCGACAGCGATCCTTTCCTGGCCAGGCTGCGCGCCGTCGCCAGCGATATCCAGGCGCTCTATGACAGCCGCGAATACGGCAAGGCCCTGCGCGCCGTGATGGAACAAGCTGACGCCGTCAATGCTTACGTCGACGCCAACAAGCCATGGGAACTGGCCAAGGATCCGAGCAAGGAAGCACTGCTGCACGAAGTCTGCAGCCGCCTGCTGGAAGCGTTCCGTATCCTGACCCTGTACCTGAAACCGGTATTGCCGGCGCTGGCGGCGCAAGTCGAAGCCTTCCTGCAGATCCAGCCGCTGGTGTGGAGCGACGTCGCCAAACCGCTGGCCGACGGCCACGTCATCAATGCCTACGCGCACCTGATGACGCGGGTAGAGCCGAAGATGCTGGACGCCCTGTTTGATGCGCCGGCGCCGGCCGCTGCTGCAGAAACAACGGAAACAGCAGCGCCGGCAGCAATCAGCAGCATCGAGCCGCTGGCCGCCGAAATCAAGATCGACGATTTCGTCAAGGTCGACCTGCGCATCGCCAAGATCGTCAACTGCGAACACGTGGACGGTTCCGACAAGCTGCTGCGGCTGACGCTGGATGTCGGCGAAGGCCGTTTGCGCAATGTCTTCTCCGGCATCAAATCGTCTTACCAGCCGGAAGAACTGGTCGGCAAGCTGACCGTGATGGTGGCTAACCTGGCGCCGCGCAAGATGAAGTTCGGCATCTCCGAAGGCATGGTGCTGGCGGCTTCCGCGGTAGACGGCAAAGCCAATCCGGGCATCTACGTGCTGACTCCATGGCCAGGCGCCGAGCCGGGCATGCGGGTCAGTTAA
- a CDS encoding GNAT family N-acetyltransferase: MSLQVREASADDAALIAELTRACWAERVVASSSGHREQAERVRQDLQRGGGFILLLDGEPAGSVRWLPSDTESDVWEILRMGILPAYRGQGLSQHLMEALIHRAHSADVQELRLAVRADQARVVDLYAVFEFELAPELEYARANPLQEPPTVMRRWLRR; encoded by the coding sequence ATGAGCCTGCAGGTGCGCGAAGCCAGCGCCGACGATGCCGCACTGATCGCCGAGCTGACCCGCGCCTGCTGGGCTGAGCGGGTGGTAGCCAGCTCCAGCGGCCATCGCGAACAGGCCGAGCGGGTCCGGCAAGACCTGCAGCGCGGCGGCGGCTTCATCCTGCTGCTGGATGGCGAACCGGCCGGCTCGGTGCGCTGGCTGCCGTCGGATACCGAATCCGATGTCTGGGAAATCCTGCGCATGGGCATATTGCCAGCCTATCGCGGCCAGGGCTTGTCACAACATTTGATGGAAGCACTGATTCATCGCGCCCATAGCGCCGATGTGCAGGAACTGAGGCTGGCGGTGCGCGCCGACCAGGCGCGTGTGGTCGACCTGTACGCAGTGTTTGAATTCGAACTGGCGCCGGAGCTGGAATACGCCCGCGCCAATCCGCTGCAAGAGCCGCCGACCGTGATGCGGCGCTGGCTCAGGCGATAG
- the bamE gene encoding outer membrane protein assembly factor BamE domain-containing protein — protein MKSWVRKLVLLLAPLLVAACDQNGNFIQEAGLEKLNRGVSSEADVRNAMGQPDTVWEKENGERTLEYPKGPSGTRTWMFYIGPDGKLSDYKQVLTEENFAKIKVGMRKEEIRQMLGKPRTVVQFTRKNEEVWDWRYIQSDASQAFFNVHMDITSGLVTGTSVSQVYGH, from the coding sequence ATGAAATCATGGGTACGCAAGCTTGTACTGCTGCTCGCGCCATTACTGGTCGCGGCCTGCGACCAGAATGGCAACTTCATACAGGAGGCGGGCTTGGAAAAACTCAACCGCGGCGTATCGTCGGAAGCCGATGTGCGCAACGCCATGGGCCAGCCGGATACGGTCTGGGAAAAGGAAAACGGCGAACGTACGCTGGAATATCCGAAAGGGCCGTCCGGCACCCGTACCTGGATGTTCTATATCGGCCCGGATGGCAAGCTGTCTGACTACAAGCAGGTGCTGACCGAAGAGAATTTCGCCAAGATCAAGGTTGGCATGCGCAAGGAAGAGATCCGCCAGATGCTGGGCAAGCCGCGCACCGTGGTGCAGTTCACCCGCAAGAATGAGGAAGTGTGGGACTGGCGTTATATCCAGAGCGACGCCAGCCAGGCGTTTTTCAATGTCCACATGGATATCACTAGCGGGCTGGTGACCGGTACCTCGGTGTCTCAGGTATACGGACATTAG
- a CDS encoding DUF3460 family protein — MKFSKQIYGYQSDITKFVAELKEKNPKLEEQQLAGRALLWDKTPIDLDNQQRTEESRVEQQPYVYQNNH; from the coding sequence ATGAAATTTTCCAAACAAATTTACGGTTATCAATCCGACATCACCAAATTCGTTGCCGAACTCAAGGAAAAGAATCCTAAGCTGGAAGAGCAGCAGCTGGCCGGCCGCGCCCTGCTGTGGGACAAGACGCCGATCGACCTCGACAACCAGCAGCGCACCGAGGAATCACGCGTCGAGCAGCAACCCTATGTGTATCAAAACAATCACTAA